From the Candidatus Paceibacterota bacterium genome, the window CTTTCAGTAAGATTACTTTCATGGTTTCCTATTTTTAAACTATTATTCCGATTTTAGCAAGTTAGCGGCTGCCTCCATTTGCGGATCCTTTCCAGCTGTTACATCATCTTCTGTCATCGGTACTACTAAATCGGGCGTTAAGCCACCATCTGAAATTGATTTTCCATTTGGTGTTAGCCAGCGAGCGACTGTCACTTTCAAGGCAGTATCCGGGGTCAGATTAACCAGCTCCTGCACCGAACCTTTGCCGAAACTTTTTTGTCCTACCAGTTTGGCTACGCCGTGTTCCTGCAGGGCGCCGCCGAGAATCTCCGAGGCCGAAGCCGAACCCCCGTTTATAAGAATAGCCATTTTAAGTTGCTTGCTGAAAATGTTGTAGCCTTTGCTGCGGGAAATTTCTTTCTCTTTCCCTTGACCATAATCTTCCTGAACAATGACATCACCGGTTGGTAGAAACCAGCTAGCCATGTCAACGGCCGCGTCGAGGTAGCCTCCGGGATTACCTCGCAAATCAAGCACGAGCTTGTCGGTGTGAGCGTTGATAAATTCTCGCAAAGCATTTCGGAAAAGATTAGGAGAATCAGCTGAGAAATTGTAAAGGCTGATTACGAAAACTCCGTCAGAGCGCATTTTCGTATCAATGGTCGGAATATTGATGGTTTCGCGAACAAGACTGACTACAATAGGCTGCTTTTCGCCATTTCGAAGTAAGGTAAAGGTGACTTTAGTACCTTTTGGTCCCCTGATCATCTGAACAGCTTCATCAATATTTAGGCTGGTGGCATCAGCGTCATTTATTTTCAAAATCTGATCTCCCGGCTGAATGCCAGCTCTGGCGGCCGGAGTGTTCTTAAGAGCGGAGATAACGGTAAGAATGCCGTTCTTTACCCCCATTTCAAGGCCTACTCCTTCGAAGTTGCCACTAATTTCGCTTTGAAAAACTTTGGCGTCAGCTGGCGGGAAGAAAGTGGTGTAAGGATCGCCCAAAGAGTCCACCATGCCCTTAATAGCGCCGTAAACGCGGTCCTGATCGGAGACCGTGGTGGTGGAATGAGTGGCTACATACTTCTCATTAACGATACCCCAGGCTTTCCAGAAGGGCGAAAAATCCACCTGATCGGGCTGACCGCTTTCCTTGTTTGAAAGAGTGGTGATGTCATTTATCGGCGGATGATTGGCGTTGCCAACCGAAAGACCCAAAAAAAACGAACCTCCGAGAAGGAGGATGGCGAGAATAATTGAAACAATCCTTTTGTTGGAATTCATGAAGGACTAATTATCTCAAAAGGGCTTGGCTAGGTCAATTCAGCCGACCTAGCCAAGCCCTTTTGACTCTCCGGTTTTTAATTCCACACTTAATTCGGTATAATATTTTCAATGATTAAGAAATACGAGTATCGCAATTTAGTCTGGATTGATCTGGAAAATCCAAGCAGCAACGAGGTACGGGCCGTCATGGATGAATACGCCATGGAACCCTTGGTGGCCGAAGAACTTTTAATACCGAGTCTTAAGCCAAAAGTTGATCTCTATAACAATTGCATTTATCTCATCCTTCACTTCCCTATTTTGAAATACGGCCAGAATAGCCAGAAAAATCAAGAAATCGATTTTGTTATTGGCCGCAATTTTCTGGTTACCTCGCGATATGAAGAAATTGACCCGCTTCACCAGTTTTCTCGCGTCTTTGAGGTCAATTCGATTTTAGACCGTAGCAACATGGGAGAGCATGCCGGCTTTATCTTCTATTACATGATCCGCAATCTTTACCGTTATCTGATTGATCAGCTTGATTCCATTAAGAGCTCCTTGGCTCAAGTGGAAGATCATATCTTTAAGGGCGAGGAACGAGAGATGGTGATTGAACTTTCCCAAATTAGCCGAACTCTTTTGGATTTCAAGGAAGCTACCAGTGTTCATAAAAGTGTTCTGGATTCTCTGGCAATCGCCGGTAAGAAATTTTTTGGGCCGGATTTTGAATATTATCTTCAATCAATCATCAGCGAATACTTTAAAGTTCACACCGAGATCCAGGGCAGCAAGGAATTCGTAGAAGAACTTCGAACTACTAACAATTCTCTCCTGACCACCAAGCAGAATGAGGTGATGAAAACCTTAACGATCATGGCCTTTATCTTTCTGCCTCTCTCCTTCATCGCTTCAATTTTCGGCATGAACAGCGACTATCTGCCAATTGTCGGAAGTCCAAACGGTTTTTGGATCATTCTTGGCTCAATGCTGGTGATCGGTCTTTGCATTTTCTCATTCTTTAAGTATAAGAAGTGGCTCTAATAACGTGAATTTACGTTTTCACAATACTCTCACGCACCAAAAAGAGGAATTTAAATCGATTCAGGATGGTGAAGTAAAAATGTATAATTGCGGGCCGACCGTTTACGATTACGTTCATGTTGGTAATTTGCGAGCTTTTTTATTTGCCGATATTTTACGGCGCACCCTTGAATATAACGATTTTAAAGTTAAGCAGGTAATGAATATTACGGACGTTGGGCATTTGCGATCGGACGCGGATGAAGGCGAAGATAAGATGACAGCCGCTCTAAAGCGCGAAGGCAAATCTTTGAATCTAGATTCTTTAAAAGAGTTGGCGGATTTTTATACCACCGCCTTTTTAAAAAATCTGGATGAGCTAAATATTGAAAAACCGACTTTAATGCCGAAAGCCAGTGAGAATATTCAAGAAGATTTGCAATTGATTGAAAGGCTGGATCAAAAGGGGTTCGTTTATAAAACTTCCGACGGTTTATATTTTGACACTTCGAAGGATCCGAATTATGGAAGGCTCGGCGGCATTAATAGAGATGCCGCCGAGGATCAGTTTCGAATCGAGCAAAATCCTGAAAAACGTCATCCTCAGGATTTTGCTCTCTGGAAATTCAATAATGATCTCGGTTGGGAAAGCTCTTATGGCAAAGGCTTCCCCGGTTGGCACATAGAATGCTCGGCCATGAGTATGAAATATCTCGGCGAGACTTTTGATATCCATACAGGTGGAGTGGACCATATTCCCATTCATCACAACAATGAGATTGCTCAATCTGAAGCGGCTACCGGTAAGTCTCTGGCGCATTACTGGCTTCATAATGCTTTCGTGAATGTTTCCGATGGGGGCAAGATGGCTAAATCAGCAGGCAATTTTCTTAAGCTTCAGGATCTGGAGAATGAGGGCATCTCTCCCCTAGCCTACCGATATTGGCTTTTGACTTCACATTACCGGAGTCCAGTAAACTTAAATCTTGAAGCTCTAAAAGGTTCGCAAGCCGCCTTAGACAGGCTTGCGAGCCATCTATCTAGCGCCGCCACAGGCGGCGCCATCAATCCTGCTTACCAGCAAAAATTCCACCAATTCATTAACGACGATTTAGATACTCCAAAAGCTTTGGCTCTCGTTTGGGATTTAATCAAAGATCAAAACGTCTCCGAGGCTGACAAAGGTGCCACTATTTTAGATTTTGATCGAGTCTTCGGCCTTAATCTGGAAAAGTTATCAGAGCCGGCTGATTTCGAAATCCCCGCCGAAATCAGCCGGCTCGCCGACGAACGAGAAGCAGCTCGCCAAAATAAAGACTGGAAAAAGGCGGATGAGTTAAGAGATCAGATTCGGAGACTTGGTTTTGAGATTTCTGACACTGAAAGTGGTCAAAAAATTTCTAAATAAAATCCCGCCTAGCGGGAATACTGACATTGATGTTCTCGAAAGTTCTCTGCCAATTGGCAAAAAAGATTCTCATATCTCGGCCAGACCTCTCTGTCTGTTAGGTCTTTAATCAAAACCTCAGGAGAAATCTTGCGACGGTAAAGATTTGGCCCAGCTTCCAGAGACTCTTCTAAAATTTTGCCGATGGTAAGAGCACTGAAAACTAAACTGAAACTTTTGGATGTGGCTGGCTCAGTTTCTCTAATACCAAACCGGCGAACGAGTTCTTTGTCCCCCAACGAGATAATCCAGTCATAGAATTGCTCATCAGAGAACCATTTATTATCCAATCTTGCCAAAAGGCCCACAAGAATTTCTACGGTAGAGACGTTGCGGAGCTCTAGACACCACTCTTCTGAATCAAATTCAATTAACTTCATCTATCCATCAAATTAACACATAATTTTAGTCTGTAAATAAGCAAAGACTAATCCCCATCTTTTGCCCATATTATGCTATTTGGAGCAAATTGACCTTTTTCTAATTGTGCTAAAATGCTTCCAACTATGGCCGACACTAAAACTGTCAAAAAACCAAAACTGCGCGTGCCTC encodes:
- a CDS encoding S41 family peptidase, with the protein product MNSNKRIVSIILAILLLGGSFFLGLSVGNANHPPINDITTLSNKESGQPDQVDFSPFWKAWGIVNEKYVATHSTTTVSDQDRVYGAIKGMVDSLGDPYTTFFPPADAKVFQSEISGNFEGVGLEMGVKNGILTVISALKNTPAARAGIQPGDQILKINDADATSLNIDEAVQMIRGPKGTKVTFTLLRNGEKQPIVVSLVRETINIPTIDTKMRSDGVFVISLYNFSADSPNLFRNALREFINAHTDKLVLDLRGNPGGYLDAAVDMASWFLPTGDVIVQEDYGQGKEKEISRSKGYNIFSKQLKMAILINGGSASASEILGGALQEHGVAKLVGQKSFGKGSVQELVNLTPDTALKVTVARWLTPNGKSISDGGLTPDLVVPMTEDDVTAGKDPQMEAAANLLKSE
- a CDS encoding magnesium transporter CorA family protein, which encodes MIKKYEYRNLVWIDLENPSSNEVRAVMDEYAMEPLVAEELLIPSLKPKVDLYNNCIYLILHFPILKYGQNSQKNQEIDFVIGRNFLVTSRYEEIDPLHQFSRVFEVNSILDRSNMGEHAGFIFYYMIRNLYRYLIDQLDSIKSSLAQVEDHIFKGEEREMVIELSQISRTLLDFKEATSVHKSVLDSLAIAGKKFFGPDFEYYLQSIISEYFKVHTEIQGSKEFVEELRTTNNSLLTTKQNEVMKTLTIMAFIFLPLSFIASIFGMNSDYLPIVGSPNGFWIILGSMLVIGLCIFSFFKYKKWL
- the cysS gene encoding cysteine--tRNA ligase, translating into MNLRFHNTLTHQKEEFKSIQDGEVKMYNCGPTVYDYVHVGNLRAFLFADILRRTLEYNDFKVKQVMNITDVGHLRSDADEGEDKMTAALKREGKSLNLDSLKELADFYTTAFLKNLDELNIEKPTLMPKASENIQEDLQLIERLDQKGFVYKTSDGLYFDTSKDPNYGRLGGINRDAAEDQFRIEQNPEKRHPQDFALWKFNNDLGWESSYGKGFPGWHIECSAMSMKYLGETFDIHTGGVDHIPIHHNNEIAQSEAATGKSLAHYWLHNAFVNVSDGGKMAKSAGNFLKLQDLENEGISPLAYRYWLLTSHYRSPVNLNLEALKGSQAALDRLASHLSSAATGGAINPAYQQKFHQFINDDLDTPKALALVWDLIKDQNVSEADKGATILDFDRVFGLNLEKLSEPADFEIPAEISRLADEREAARQNKDWKKADELRDQIRRLGFEISDTESGQKISK